The Lacerta agilis isolate rLacAgi1 chromosome 5, rLacAgi1.pri, whole genome shotgun sequence genome has a segment encoding these proteins:
- the LOC117046256 gene encoding lipase member M-like has protein sequence MFNQKIYKDGIIRRWDYPSEVHDNILTADGYYLTMNRIPYGRGGKHGSRPAVLVIPGLIMESSTWVSNIPNNSLGFILADAGYDVWLGNVRGTSWSRKHQNLSVLQQEFWNFSFHEMSLYDLPAMIDYILQENGQKQIYYVGHSQGATLGFIAFSMMPEVAEKIKLFFVFAPAYTFQNSKGPVIQILFFPDFLIKVIFGTKEFRLLSRSLRALVAKICSNQLVQNICAQGLYLIGGFNKNSLNVVCMYSRVDVYQAHFPDFTSVKNIVHWGQAAKTGELKYFDYGCKNEEKYHQKTPPFYKIEDMTVPTAVWIGGQDWLSRPKDNAKLIPRISNLIHYKCFPDWSHFNFLWGLDAPERLYSEVLDMMKRNPLETWDF, from the exons ATGTTCAACCAGAAAATATACAAG GATGGAATCATCCGTCGCTGGGACTATCCAAGTGAGGTCCATGATAACATCCTGACAGCTGACGGCTATTATTTAACCATGAACAGAATTCCTTATGGCAGAGGAGGCAAACATG GTTCCAGACCTGCTGTCTTGGTGATTCCTGGATTAATAATGGAAAGTAGCACCTGGGTCTCCAATATACCCAATAACAGTTTGGGCTTCATCTTGGCAGATGCTGGTTACGATGTTTGGCTTGGGAATGTTAGAGGAACATCCTGGTCGAGAAAGCACCAGAACCTTTCAGTCTTGCAACAGGAATTCTGGAATTTCAG CTTTCATGAAATGAGCCTCTATGACCTTCCAGCCATGATAGACTACATTCTGCAGGAAAATGGCCAAAAGCAGATCTATTATGTTGGACACTCTCAAGGTGCTACTTTAG gtttcaTAGCCTTTTCTATGATGCCAGAGGTGGCTGAAAAAATCAAGTTAttctttgtttttgctcctgcGTACACATTTCAGAACAGCAAAGGCCCAGTAATCCAGATATTATTTTTTCCTGATTTTCTTATAAAG GTTATATTTGGCACGAAAGAATTCCGCTTATTAAGTAGAAGTCTGAGAGCATTAGTTGCTAAGATTTGCAGCAACCAATTAGTACAAAACATTTGTGCCCAAGGCCTTTACCTTATAGGTGGCTTCAATAAGAACAGCTTAAATGTGGTATGTATGTAT agCCGAGTTGATGTTTACCAGGCTCACTTTCCAGACTTTACATCTGTAAAAAATATTGTACACTGGGGTCAG GCAGCAAAAACAGGGGAACTGAAATATTTTGACTACGGCTGCAAGAACGAAGAAAAATACCATCAG AAAACTCCGCCATTCTATAAAATAGAAGATATGACTGTGCCAACTGCTGTGTGGATCGGGGGGCAAGACTGGTTGTCTCGCCCAAAGGACAATGCAAAATTAATACCTCGAATTTCTAATCTCATTCACTACAAGTGCTTTCCTGACTGGagccactttaatttcctctggggACTTGATGCACCTGAACGCCTTTATTCAGAAGTGCTTGATATGATGAAGAGAAACCCATTAGAAACCTGGGATTTTTAG